A portion of the Stigmatella aurantiaca DW4/3-1 genome contains these proteins:
- a CDS encoding Hsp70 family protein yields the protein MHVCGLDFGTSNTAAALPDGTVLPIAPETREQRLFRSVLFFPEDERTVYAGAPAIARYLEDNAGRFIQSVKSFLHSRSFRATQVHGRTWTIEDLVAILLRRVREAMAAHLGSAPEAVVLGRPAVFTEDAEADALAEQRLRKAAELAGFTRIQFLIEPIAAALAYEAQLSRDELVLVADFGAGTTDLTLMRLGPSRRGQPDRRPDVVGSTGVRIGGDRFDAEIMRHKLLPRFGAGTTYRVRGLSDKRLKVPQHVMAKLLSWHEMSFIREKSTQELMEMMLESSDQPETAEALYDLVMENLGYRLFRAIEAVKVRLSQEPEATLDFEEARITLHERITRAEFESFSQPLLTELDQCTQGLLDRCAGVGEIDAVFLTGGSSQIPAVRQLYVQRFGEDRVRTADAFTSVAEGLGRASAALSG from the coding sequence ATGCACGTTTGTGGTCTCGACTTTGGAACCAGCAACACCGCGGCGGCCCTGCCGGATGGCACGGTGCTGCCCATCGCCCCGGAAACGCGTGAGCAGCGGCTCTTCCGCTCCGTCCTCTTCTTCCCCGAGGACGAGCGCACCGTGTACGCCGGGGCCCCGGCCATTGCCCGGTACCTGGAGGACAACGCCGGGCGCTTCATCCAGTCGGTGAAGTCCTTTCTGCACAGCCGCTCGTTCCGGGCCACGCAGGTCCACGGCCGCACCTGGACCATCGAGGACCTGGTGGCGATCCTCTTGCGGCGCGTGCGGGAGGCCATGGCGGCCCACCTGGGCAGCGCCCCGGAGGCCGTCGTGCTCGGCCGCCCCGCCGTCTTCACCGAGGACGCCGAGGCCGACGCGCTGGCCGAGCAGCGGCTGCGCAAGGCCGCGGAGCTTGCGGGCTTCACCCGCATCCAGTTCCTCATCGAGCCCATCGCCGCGGCACTCGCCTATGAGGCGCAGCTGTCACGCGACGAGTTGGTGCTGGTGGCGGACTTCGGCGCCGGCACCACGGACCTGACGTTGATGCGGCTGGGGCCCTCGCGGCGAGGGCAACCGGACCGGCGCCCGGACGTGGTGGGCTCCACGGGCGTCCGCATCGGCGGCGATCGCTTCGACGCGGAGATCATGCGCCACAAGCTGCTGCCCCGCTTCGGGGCGGGCACCACCTACCGGGTCCGGGGCCTGTCGGACAAACGGCTGAAGGTGCCCCAACACGTCATGGCCAAGCTGCTGTCCTGGCACGAGATGTCCTTCATCCGGGAGAAGTCCACCCAGGAACTGATGGAGATGATGCTGGAGTCCAGCGATCAGCCCGAGACGGCCGAAGCGCTGTATGACCTGGTGATGGAGAACCTGGGGTACCGGCTGTTCCGGGCCATCGAAGCGGTGAAGGTCCGCCTGTCCCAGGAACCCGAGGCGACGCTGGACTTCGAAGAAGCCCGCATCACCTTGCATGAGCGCATCACCCGCGCCGAGTTTGAATCCTTCAGCCAGCCGCTGCTCACCGAGCTGGACCAGTGCACCCAAGGGCTGCTCGACCGGTGCGCGGGGGTGGGAGAGATCGACGCGGTGTTCCTCACGGGAGGCTCCTCGCAGATTCCCGCCGTGCGCCAGCTCTACGTTCAGCGATTTGGCGAGGACCGGGTGCGCACCGCGGATGCCTTCACCTCGGTGGCCGAGGGACTCGGCCGGGCCTCCGCCGCCCTCTCGGGTTGA
- a CDS encoding protein adenylyltransferase SelO, giving the protein MASLEQLAFGNPYAHLPPEFSVRVRPAPLAEARLVSVSPEALRLLDLEDAEAHRPEFVEVMNGARLLPGMEPTATVYSGHQFGVYVPRLGDGRALLLGEVRNAAGERWEVQLKGSGPTPFSRMGDGRAVLRSTVREYLCSEAMHALGIPTTRALCVIGSPEAVYREEVETGAILVRMAPSHVRFGTFEYFAHTEQTEHVALLAEHVIARHFPHLAGAPDRHARLFAEVAGRTASLVAQWQAVGFAHGVMNTDNMSLLGLTLDYGPFGFLDDFEPGFICNHSDHSGRYAFDQQPRIALWNLSCLAQALLSLVPEDALRATLESFAPTFSAHWLARMREKLGLREAREEDRGLLEMLLTRMAESRTDYTRFFRALGHFDASPQARNEPLRALFSRPEGFDAWATLYRTRLAAEGSVDAERPERMARVNPKYVLRNYLAQTAILRAQQGDFSEVDRLRTVLSRPFEEQPGSEAYAAPPPSWGRHLEVSCSS; this is encoded by the coding sequence GGCTGCTGGACCTGGAGGACGCGGAGGCGCACCGCCCCGAGTTCGTGGAGGTGATGAACGGCGCGCGGCTGCTGCCGGGCATGGAGCCCACGGCCACCGTCTACTCCGGCCACCAGTTCGGGGTGTATGTGCCCCGGCTGGGTGACGGGCGCGCCCTGCTGCTGGGCGAGGTGCGCAATGCCGCGGGCGAGCGGTGGGAGGTGCAGCTCAAGGGCTCGGGCCCCACCCCCTTCTCCCGCATGGGCGATGGGCGCGCGGTGTTGCGCTCCACCGTGCGCGAGTACCTTTGCAGCGAGGCCATGCACGCGCTGGGCATTCCCACCACACGGGCCCTCTGTGTCATCGGCAGCCCCGAGGCGGTCTACCGCGAGGAGGTGGAGACGGGCGCCATCCTGGTGCGCATGGCCCCTTCGCACGTGCGCTTCGGAACCTTCGAGTACTTCGCCCACACCGAGCAGACAGAACACGTGGCCCTGCTGGCCGAGCACGTCATCGCACGGCATTTTCCCCACTTGGCGGGAGCCCCGGACCGGCACGCGCGCCTGTTCGCGGAGGTGGCCGGGCGCACCGCGAGCCTCGTGGCGCAATGGCAGGCGGTGGGCTTCGCCCACGGGGTGATGAACACGGACAACATGTCCCTGCTGGGCCTCACCCTGGACTACGGCCCCTTTGGCTTCCTGGACGACTTCGAGCCCGGCTTCATCTGCAACCACTCGGATCACTCCGGCCGTTACGCCTTCGACCAGCAGCCCCGCATCGCCCTGTGGAACCTGTCGTGCCTGGCCCAGGCGCTCCTCTCGCTCGTTCCGGAGGACGCGCTGCGCGCGACGCTGGAGAGCTTCGCCCCCACCTTCTCCGCCCACTGGCTGGCCCGGATGCGGGAGAAACTCGGCCTGCGCGAAGCACGCGAAGAGGACCGGGGCCTCCTGGAGATGCTGCTGACCCGGATGGCGGAGTCCCGGACGGACTACACGCGCTTCTTCCGGGCCCTGGGCCACTTCGATGCCTCGCCCCAGGCACGCAACGAGCCCCTGCGGGCCCTGTTCTCCCGCCCGGAGGGCTTCGACGCGTGGGCGACCCTCTACCGCACGCGGCTGGCCGCCGAGGGCAGCGTGGACGCCGAGCGCCCCGAGCGCATGGCCCGCGTGAACCCCAAATACGTGCTGCGCAACTACCTGGCCCAGACGGCCATCCTCCGGGCCCAGCAAGGGGACTTCAGCGAGGTGGACCGCCTGCGCACGGTGCTGTCCCGCCCCTTCGAGGAGCAACCCGGCTCGGAGGCCTATGCGGCCCCCCCTCCCAGTTGGGGCAGACACCTCGAGGTGAGCTGCAGTTCATGA
- a CDS encoding 2OG-Fe(II) oxygenase produces MSVAKLEGDVLAGPSFFLQRVPLREVALAHRSAYAAARPFPHVVVDGFLGNPLASALAAVFPDAMHEGWKRRDHPEQAARLGQLQRQAFEGVHGSLRHLLAEFSGMLFLDFLEKLTGIQGLIPDAHFRGAGLHLTLRGGHLALHTDFNRDRFRALTRRLSVLYYLNPGWDPSWGGELELWNADVTACEARVLPQLDRLLVMAHGETHWHGHPKPLSCPEGRGRAAVAAYFYTAEESPEAPTPHSAKWAVPSGG; encoded by the coding sequence ATGAGCGTGGCAAAGTTGGAGGGCGATGTCCTGGCAGGGCCCAGCTTTTTCCTCCAGCGTGTGCCGCTCCGGGAGGTGGCCCTCGCCCATCGCTCGGCGTACGCCGCCGCACGGCCGTTTCCACACGTGGTGGTGGACGGCTTTCTCGGCAATCCGCTGGCCAGTGCTCTCGCGGCCGTCTTTCCGGACGCGATGCACGAAGGTTGGAAGCGACGCGATCACCCGGAGCAGGCCGCGCGTCTGGGGCAGCTCCAGCGGCAGGCGTTCGAAGGCGTTCACGGCAGTCTGCGGCATCTCCTGGCAGAGTTCAGCGGCATGCTGTTTCTCGATTTCCTCGAGAAGCTGACCGGCATCCAGGGGCTGATCCCAGATGCGCATTTCCGCGGCGCGGGGCTGCACCTGACGCTGCGTGGCGGGCATTTGGCGTTGCACACCGATTTCAACCGGGATCGCTTCCGGGCGCTGACACGGAGGCTCTCGGTCCTCTACTACCTCAACCCTGGCTGGGATCCGTCCTGGGGCGGTGAACTCGAACTCTGGAATGCGGACGTCACGGCCTGTGAAGCACGCGTCCTTCCGCAACTGGATCGTCTGCTGGTGATGGCGCACGGAGAGACGCACTGGCACGGCCATCCCAAGCCCCTCTCGTGCCCCGAGGGACGAGGAAGAGCGGCGGTCGCCGCGTACTTCTACACGGCGGAGGAGTCGCCCGAGGCGCCAACGCCACACAGCGCGAAGTGGGCGGTTCCTTCAGGCGGTTGA
- a CDS encoding inorganic diphosphatase has protein sequence MVPDFTQWPSRGEQGALHVVVESPRGSTVKLKYEPKLKAFTLSRPLTRGLQYPYDWGFIPGTRGPDGDPLDAMVYWDVATWPGVVLPCRALGVLQVDQKKPDGSGRERNDRLLVVPVSAVRAEHLRGHEDLSQREREELEHFFLTAVAFEEKDARILGWAGPEAAEQMVNMSTGS, from the coding sequence ATGGTTCCTGACTTCACGCAATGGCCTTCCCGGGGAGAGCAAGGCGCTCTCCATGTCGTCGTCGAATCTCCGCGCGGCTCCACTGTGAAGCTGAAGTACGAGCCGAAGCTGAAGGCCTTCACCCTCAGCCGACCGCTGACCCGGGGGCTTCAGTACCCCTATGACTGGGGCTTCATCCCCGGCACCCGGGGGCCCGACGGCGACCCGCTGGATGCGATGGTGTACTGGGACGTGGCCACCTGGCCGGGCGTGGTGTTGCCCTGCCGGGCACTCGGAGTGCTCCAGGTGGACCAGAAGAAGCCGGACGGCTCGGGCCGCGAGCGCAACGACCGGCTCCTCGTGGTGCCCGTGTCCGCGGTGCGCGCCGAGCACCTGCGCGGCCACGAGGACCTGTCCCAGCGCGAGCGGGAAGAGCTGGAGCACTTCTTTCTGACCGCCGTGGCCTTCGAGGAGAAGGACGCGCGCATTCTCGGATGGGCGGGGCCCGAAGCGGCCGAGCAGATGGTGAACATGAGCACGGGGAGCTGA
- a CDS encoding CheR family methyltransferase — translation MGIGASAGGLEAFTQLLALLPPGTGMSFVFIQHLSATHTSFLREALSKATQMPVIQARDGMRVEPNHLYVIPPGADMEIADDALSLRARVDEAHKPHLPIDIFLRSLAAARGSQSIGVILSGTASDGTEGLRAIKEESGITLAQDPRSAKFGEMPQSAVQAGVVDLSLALPQLAQELIRLSQHAYPTAAQMGRPRYIPDSRMLARLFALVRDAVGIDFSEYKSATFERRLARRMALRRMESLSDYVKLLEQTPGEARALYEDILIHVTAFFRDPEAFEALKTHVFPVLLKRNSKKVTFRLWVAGCSTGEEVYSLAISLVEFLEEAQSQGEIQIFGSDISEQAIEKARAGLYPESALQDLSKERKARFFTQTEGGYRISKAVRELCVFVRHDLARDPPFSKLDLVSCRNVLIYFIPELQKRALATFHYCLNDPGFLLLGRTENVSGLSPFFTPVDKAQKLLARVTGSSRLRFSRGAGLKLAEKPVVGRAALAHARPPLDEVRRIDRLLLSRYAPPGVVINDKLEILQFRGHTGPYLEQTPGEPQFNILKMAREGLLSPLRLALAQAKKQDAPTRVEGVRLDQNGTTSLCDIVVVPIEGLPGQEEPLKMVVFEEGDLSGKRVKKPFRSETASPAKARDAVGVTAMKRELAATRDYLQSLLEEHGRTNDALASTNEELVSGNEELQSLNEELETAKEELQSTNEELTTVNDELHSRNQELNLANGDLVNLLDTVDIPVIILDLERRIRRFTPKARSIMNVLPSDVGRPLEDITLNVSVPDLGAQVAEVMKTARVREFEVQNWTGHWFRMHLRPYKTPENRIDGAILSLVDIDALKHQVSQVEWARDDATGIVEAVQVPLVVLDGRMRLLSANKAFYQAYPASAAETVAKSLFELSGGAWDVPELRAALGQMLAKNTFLEGLELEHVFAHVGKRRMSLSARSVHSRTGLPMLLLAIEDITERKQRELERAELLAHAQQAKEEAERANRAKDQFLATLSHELRTPLSTMLMQAQLLRRGTMDDAKIKRASEAIERSTKMQVQLIDDLLDVSRIVTGKLRMEFQTVHLPGVVQAALESVSAQAERKSILFETTLDESLGPVSGDPTRLQQIVWNLLANAIKFSAEGQRVSVVLERMEGSARLQVSDRGAGIEAEALQRIFDRFMQEDSSSTRVFGGLGLGLAIVRHLVELHGGTVQAESPGKGQGAIFTVILPLMPVRLGQTGAARPDEPEHTRGSPGPQNAGVSSRLKGLRILVVDDEPGTRESAAELLGQAGAEVRTAESVVTALALLQDFMPEVLLSDVAMPGQDGYTLIRAVRALSPERGGNIPAIALTALVGDADRRAVLSAGFQRHLAKPIDIDRLMDAVEETWVGAASLKAGSVRGP, via the coding sequence GTGGGAATCGGTGCATCCGCAGGAGGCCTCGAGGCGTTCACGCAGCTCCTCGCGTTGCTTCCACCCGGTACCGGGATGTCCTTCGTCTTCATCCAGCACCTGTCTGCCACGCATACCAGCTTCCTGCGCGAGGCCCTGTCCAAGGCGACCCAGATGCCGGTGATTCAGGCCAGGGATGGGATGCGCGTGGAACCCAACCACCTCTATGTCATCCCGCCGGGTGCGGACATGGAGATCGCGGACGACGCGCTCAGCCTGCGGGCGCGAGTGGACGAGGCGCACAAGCCGCACCTGCCGATCGACATCTTCCTGCGCTCTCTCGCGGCGGCGCGCGGCAGCCAATCGATCGGCGTGATCCTCTCGGGGACTGCCTCGGATGGCACCGAAGGGCTCAGGGCCATCAAGGAGGAGAGTGGGATCACGCTCGCGCAGGACCCGCGGTCGGCGAAGTTTGGTGAGATGCCTCAGAGCGCCGTCCAGGCCGGTGTCGTGGACCTGAGTCTGGCGCTGCCGCAGCTCGCCCAGGAACTCATCCGGCTGAGCCAGCATGCCTATCCCACGGCCGCCCAGATGGGGAGGCCCCGGTACATCCCGGATAGCAGGATGCTTGCGCGGCTCTTCGCCCTGGTGCGCGATGCCGTCGGAATCGACTTCAGCGAATACAAATCGGCCACCTTCGAGCGGCGGCTTGCCCGCCGGATGGCGCTGCGCCGCATGGAGAGCCTATCGGACTACGTCAAGCTCCTCGAGCAGACCCCCGGCGAGGCGAGGGCCCTCTACGAGGACATTCTCATCCATGTCACCGCGTTCTTCCGGGATCCGGAAGCCTTCGAGGCGCTGAAGACGCATGTCTTTCCCGTGCTCCTCAAGCGCAATTCCAAGAAGGTGACCTTCCGGTTGTGGGTGGCAGGGTGCTCCACCGGTGAAGAGGTGTACTCGCTCGCCATCTCCCTGGTGGAGTTCCTGGAAGAGGCCCAGAGCCAGGGGGAGATCCAGATCTTCGGTTCGGACATCAGCGAGCAGGCCATCGAGAAGGCCCGCGCCGGGCTCTATCCGGAAAGCGCCCTGCAAGACCTGAGCAAGGAGCGGAAGGCCCGCTTCTTCACACAGACCGAGGGGGGGTATCGAATCTCCAAGGCCGTCCGTGAGCTGTGTGTTTTCGTCCGGCATGACCTTGCCCGCGACCCGCCTTTCTCCAAGCTGGATCTGGTGAGCTGCCGCAACGTCCTCATCTACTTCATCCCCGAACTCCAGAAGAGGGCGCTGGCCACCTTCCACTACTGCTTGAATGACCCAGGCTTCCTTCTGCTCGGACGCACGGAGAACGTCTCGGGGCTCAGCCCGTTCTTCACGCCAGTGGACAAAGCCCAGAAGCTCCTCGCTCGGGTGACGGGCTCCAGCAGGCTCCGGTTCTCACGAGGAGCTGGGCTGAAATTGGCCGAGAAGCCGGTCGTCGGCCGTGCCGCCCTCGCGCATGCCAGGCCCCCTCTCGATGAGGTGAGGCGGATTGACCGGCTTCTCTTGAGCCGTTACGCGCCTCCTGGCGTCGTCATCAACGACAAGCTGGAGATTCTCCAGTTTCGTGGACACACCGGCCCCTATCTCGAGCAGACGCCGGGAGAGCCTCAATTCAACATCCTCAAGATGGCGCGTGAGGGGCTTCTTTCTCCTCTGCGCCTGGCGCTCGCTCAGGCGAAAAAGCAGGATGCCCCCACCCGGGTGGAAGGGGTGCGGCTGGACCAGAATGGCACCACGTCCCTCTGTGACATCGTCGTGGTTCCCATCGAGGGATTGCCAGGGCAGGAGGAGCCCCTCAAGATGGTGGTGTTCGAAGAGGGGGACCTGTCCGGAAAGCGGGTGAAAAAGCCCTTCCGTTCAGAGACCGCCAGCCCGGCGAAGGCGAGGGATGCGGTCGGCGTCACCGCGATGAAGCGCGAGCTGGCCGCCACGAGGGACTACCTTCAGTCCCTGCTCGAGGAGCATGGCCGCACCAACGATGCGCTCGCCTCCACCAACGAGGAGCTCGTCTCGGGCAATGAAGAACTCCAGAGCCTCAATGAGGAACTCGAAACGGCGAAGGAGGAACTCCAGTCCACCAACGAGGAGCTGACCACGGTCAACGATGAACTCCACAGCCGCAACCAGGAGCTGAACCTGGCCAACGGCGATCTCGTCAACCTGCTCGATACCGTCGACATCCCGGTCATCATCCTGGACCTCGAGCGGCGGATCCGGCGCTTCACGCCGAAGGCGCGCAGCATCATGAACGTCCTGCCTTCCGATGTGGGGCGGCCGCTCGAGGACATCACGCTGAACGTCAGCGTGCCGGACCTGGGCGCTCAGGTCGCCGAGGTGATGAAGACGGCCCGGGTGCGGGAGTTCGAGGTCCAGAACTGGACCGGCCACTGGTTCCGGATGCACCTGCGGCCCTACAAGACGCCCGAGAACAGGATCGACGGTGCCATCCTGTCGCTCGTCGACATCGATGCCCTCAAGCACCAGGTGAGCCAGGTGGAGTGGGCCCGCGATGATGCCACGGGCATCGTGGAGGCCGTGCAGGTGCCGCTCGTGGTCCTGGATGGACGCATGCGCCTCCTCTCGGCGAACAAGGCCTTCTATCAGGCCTACCCGGCGTCGGCGGCCGAGACGGTGGCGAAGAGCCTCTTCGAGCTGAGTGGCGGCGCATGGGACGTGCCGGAACTGCGGGCCGCGCTGGGGCAGATGCTCGCCAAGAACACGTTCCTGGAAGGGCTGGAGCTCGAGCACGTCTTTGCCCACGTGGGCAAGAGGAGGATGTCGCTCTCCGCGCGCTCCGTTCATTCGCGCACCGGCCTGCCCATGCTGCTGCTCGCCATCGAGGACATCACCGAACGAAAGCAGCGGGAACTCGAGCGCGCGGAGTTGCTCGCCCATGCTCAGCAGGCGAAGGAGGAGGCCGAGCGAGCCAATCGCGCGAAGGATCAGTTCTTGGCCACCTTGTCCCATGAGCTCCGCACCCCGCTGTCCACCATGCTGATGCAGGCGCAGCTCTTGCGCCGTGGCACGATGGACGACGCCAAGATCAAGCGCGCGAGCGAGGCCATCGAGCGGAGCACGAAGATGCAGGTGCAGCTCATCGATGATCTGCTCGACGTCTCGCGCATCGTCACCGGCAAGCTCCGGATGGAGTTCCAGACGGTCCACCTTCCCGGGGTGGTCCAGGCCGCGCTCGAGAGCGTGAGCGCTCAGGCCGAAAGGAAGTCCATCCTGTTCGAGACCACCCTGGATGAGTCGCTCGGGCCGGTCTCCGGGGATCCGACGCGGCTGCAGCAGATTGTGTGGAACCTGCTCGCCAATGCCATCAAGTTCTCCGCCGAGGGCCAGCGGGTGTCCGTGGTGCTCGAGCGCATGGAGGGGTCCGCCCGTCTCCAGGTGAGTGACAGGGGCGCAGGGATCGAAGCCGAGGCCTTGCAGCGCATTTTCGATCGGTTCATGCAGGAGGACAGTTCGAGCACCCGGGTATTCGGTGGATTGGGTCTGGGGCTGGCGATCGTCCGTCACCTGGTGGAACTCCACGGTGGGACCGTGCAAGCGGAGAGTCCAGGCAAGGGCCAGGGGGCGATTTTCACCGTCATCCTGCCGCTCATGCCTGTCCGCCTGGGACAGACCGGCGCGGCGCGTCCTGATGAGCCGGAGCACACCAGGGGCAGCCCCGGACCCCAGAACGCTGGAGTCTCCTCGCGGCTCAAAGGGTTGCGAATCCTCGTGGTGGATGACGAGCCCGGAACGCGCGAGTCCGCGGCCGAACTGCTGGGGCAGGCGGGCGCGGAAGTCCGGACGGCGGAGTCCGTGGTGACGGCGCTGGCGCTCCTCCAGGACTTCATGCCCGAGGTGCTCCTGAGTGACGTCGCGATGCCTGGACAGGACGGCTATACGCTCATCCGCGCGGTGAGGGCCCTCAGCCCCGAGCGTGGGGGAAACATCCCGGCGATCGCCCTCACGGCGCTCGTTGGCGACGCAGACCGTCGCGCAGTGCTCAGCGCTGGATTCCAGCGGCACCTGGCCAAGCCCATCGACATTGATCGCCTCATGGATGCCGTGGAGGAGACCTGGGTAGGTGCGGCTTCGCTGAAGGCCGGGTCCGTGAGAGGCCCTTGA
- a CDS encoding CHAD domain-containing protein, producing MSQPTPIRGLSTESRLDEAARRILAGRLADVRHPEASLSGEFSMKGVHDMRVATRRLRAALQVFRQTGRLDKVERQVKQLQDALGEVRDIHVQRDWLTQAARKQTPKHRAGLKALQQRREALLDNTSARLRRALKRWSERTVPLLLLRLGELKDAHSYGGGRIRRHLRQRLKRVEKRMARYAQAPDAATAHELRKETKKFRYALEIFQPALRRTVDALLEVLVPLQEGLGELHDADVRLELLGHVAAEATPAERAAARELLETVREERAQHAAEIARELQRWQSEQIIRGLRRMLR from the coding sequence ATGTCCCAACCCACCCCCATCCGCGGGCTCAGCACCGAGAGCCGGCTGGATGAAGCCGCCCGGCGCATCCTCGCGGGCCGCCTGGCCGATGTGCGCCATCCCGAGGCCAGCCTCTCCGGGGAGTTCTCCATGAAGGGGGTCCACGACATGCGCGTGGCCACCCGCCGCTTGCGCGCGGCCCTTCAGGTGTTCCGGCAGACGGGCCGCCTGGACAAGGTGGAGCGCCAAGTCAAACAGCTCCAGGACGCGCTCGGCGAGGTGAGGGACATTCACGTCCAGCGGGACTGGCTGACCCAGGCCGCCCGCAAGCAGACACCCAAGCACCGCGCGGGCCTCAAGGCCCTTCAACAACGCCGGGAGGCGCTGCTCGACAACACCTCGGCGCGGCTGCGGCGCGCGCTGAAGCGCTGGTCGGAGCGCACGGTCCCCCTGCTCCTGCTGCGCTTGGGGGAGCTCAAGGACGCCCACTCTTACGGAGGAGGACGTATCCGCCGCCACCTGCGCCAGCGCCTCAAGCGGGTGGAGAAGCGCATGGCGCGCTACGCCCAGGCTCCCGACGCGGCCACGGCACACGAGCTGCGCAAGGAGACCAAGAAGTTCCGCTATGCGCTGGAGATCTTCCAGCCCGCCCTGCGCCGCACCGTGGATGCCTTGCTGGAAGTCCTCGTCCCCCTCCAGGAGGGTCTGGGCGAGTTGCATGACGCGGACGTGCGGCTGGAGCTGCTCGGGCACGTCGCGGCCGAAGCCACCCCCGCCGAGCGGGCCGCGGCGAGGGAGCTGCTGGAGACGGTGCGCGAAGAGCGTGCCCAGCACGCGGCGGAAATTGCCCGCGAGCTCCAGCGCTGGCAATCGGAGCAAATCATCCGGGGGCTGCGCCGGATGCTGCGCTGA
- a CDS encoding MEDS domain-containing protein encodes MTHGDHYCLVYETPEQQWAAIIPFVTAGLEHNEVCAYITDDRSIQEVRHALLTHGVDVDGHVRRKALTFMTKREAYLSGGSFSPPGMISFLGDTVRQAAENGFSGFRVTGEMTWALGRECGCEDLVEYEALLNDFFPGSRSLALCQYNRQRFGAEMIRDVLRTHPIAILGDQLCSNLFYETPAMVLGRESAERRVDWMMNQLMRFRASEGKLERAVQGRDDFLGVASHELNTPLTSLKLQIQGLQRLLAQRATSPGTPEDSKLTRPLERIDRQVRRLSQLVSDLLDVSRINARQLALRYEPVDLQELMEEAVERASEAFTPVSMPFSLQPGAPLIGLWDRCRLEQAVTNLLNNALKYGKGRSVRVRVFAQENQAFLEVEDQGIGLHPEDLPRIFERFERAINPNEVSGLGLGLFITREIARAHGGTVEVRSTFGEGSTFTLKLPFMHMNPLTLR; translated from the coding sequence ATGACACATGGCGATCACTACTGTCTCGTGTACGAGACGCCAGAGCAGCAGTGGGCGGCGATCATCCCGTTCGTGACCGCAGGCCTCGAGCACAACGAGGTGTGCGCGTACATCACCGACGACCGGAGCATCCAGGAGGTGCGCCACGCACTGCTGACGCACGGCGTGGACGTGGACGGACACGTGCGCCGCAAGGCGCTCACGTTCATGACGAAGCGCGAGGCCTACCTGAGCGGAGGCAGCTTCAGCCCTCCAGGGATGATCTCCTTCCTCGGAGACACGGTGAGACAGGCGGCGGAGAACGGCTTCTCGGGCTTTCGCGTCACGGGGGAGATGACATGGGCGCTGGGGCGTGAATGCGGCTGCGAGGATCTGGTGGAGTACGAGGCGCTGCTCAATGATTTCTTCCCAGGCAGCCGCTCGCTGGCCCTCTGCCAGTACAACCGCCAGCGCTTCGGCGCGGAGATGATCCGCGACGTGCTGCGCACCCACCCCATTGCCATCCTGGGCGACCAACTCTGCTCGAACCTCTTTTACGAGACACCCGCGATGGTGCTGGGGCGCGAGTCCGCGGAGCGGCGCGTGGACTGGATGATGAACCAGTTGATGCGCTTCCGAGCCTCCGAGGGGAAGCTGGAAAGGGCGGTGCAGGGGCGCGACGACTTTCTCGGGGTGGCAAGCCACGAGTTGAACACGCCCCTCACCTCACTCAAGCTACAGATCCAGGGGCTGCAACGCCTGCTCGCCCAGCGCGCCACGAGCCCTGGGACGCCCGAGGACTCGAAGCTCACACGCCCCCTGGAGCGCATCGACCGCCAGGTGCGCCGGCTCTCCCAGCTCGTCTCGGACTTACTGGACGTGTCGCGCATCAACGCCCGTCAGCTCGCGCTGCGCTACGAACCGGTGGACCTGCAGGAGTTGATGGAGGAAGCGGTGGAGCGCGCGTCAGAAGCGTTTACGCCCGTGTCCATGCCGTTCTCGCTGCAGCCCGGCGCGCCGCTCATCGGGCTGTGGGATCGCTGCCGGCTGGAGCAGGCGGTCACGAACCTGCTGAACAACGCGCTCAAGTATGGGAAGGGCCGGTCCGTGAGAGTGCGGGTCTTCGCGCAAGAGAACCAGGCCTTCCTGGAGGTAGAGGACCAAGGCATCGGGCTGCACCCGGAGGACCTGCCGCGCATCTTCGAGCGCTTCGAGCGAGCCATCAACCCCAACGAGGTGAGCGGCCTGGGGCTCGGGCTGTTCATCACCCGCGAGATCGCCCGGGCCCACGGCGGCACGGTGGAGGTACGCAGCACGTTCGGAGAGGGCTCCACCTTCACGCTGAAGCTCCCCTTCATGCACATGAACCCACTGACTCTGCGGTGA